In Corythoichthys intestinalis isolate RoL2023-P3 chromosome 4, ASM3026506v1, whole genome shotgun sequence, a genomic segment contains:
- the si:dkey-79d12.4 gene encoding zinc finger protein 91: MPQCSAFGCRNRSDGKYNNPPDVSFHAFPLRKEALIKLWLKNVGRLEFTPSKSSKLCSAHFRPSCFQSDPYEKYGLESSENHRPKKRMLKEDAVPTEFSLCRTQRVKRASRASQKKKVERQRLNEQIICNPLVSKDLSGNGVKWWELKRHADKQCTGSEYQKSNQAFDTALLPSPETSREVIDYDYTKPLDSDDLSTDDSTKSAGEDEGDFHFKRAQGGPSYKESDDDNNSSSTESAYSSGVPTLPDTHDSFCNKCDQGPFTSMKLHLKQCSGALCKETKCFRCMMPFRNEAALKDHYSIFYYCDVCGQVFRHWAPAHQHKPPERALLRLIRFCSVSTPKVCAICKSFFLDEKSLSTHVICVHTSVVSTHVHIVKKQSCLTDKKVSTNVVAASTPEPVVTNQVIDKDHTYCISAPLKSVITGWCFKVPRPCWQCGTMLRQPYLAISHRYLHRGRRLHRCYCGRSFKHRLHLLRHCVQHAEDKSYICVNCGNTFAGARLLAAHLRGKTQMKKKGSGNCRKGLACSCGHYFNRASAFIWHQIKNNVKTRHLKRCK; this comes from the exons ATGCCACAGTGTTCGGCTTTCGGCTGTAGGAACAGGTCTGATGGCAAATACAACAATCCACCAGACGTTTCTTTTCACGCTTTCCCGTTGAGGAAGGAAGCCTTAATTAAGCTATGGCTGAAGAATGTTGGGAGATTGGAGTTCACGCCTTCAAAATCATCGAAATTATGTTCGGCGCATTTTCGGCCCAGTTGTTTCCAGTCGGATCCGTACGAGAAATACGGGCTCGAGAGCTCAGAAAACCATCGCCCCAAAAAACGGATGTTGAAGGAAGACGCCGTGCCAACAGAATTCTCCCTTTGCCGAACCCAAAGAGTGAAACGGGCTTCACGTGCGTCTCAGAAGAAGAAAGTAGAAAGACAGCGGCTGAATGAACAG ATTATCTGCAATCCACTTGTGTCTAAAGACTTGAGCGGCAATGGTGTAAAATGGTGGGAGCTGAAAAGGCATGCAGATAAACAATGCACGGGCTCAGAGTACCAAAAGAGCAACCAAGCGTTCGACACGGCGCTGCTGCCGAGCCCGGAGACGTCTAGAGAAGTCATTGACTATGACTATACAAAACCCCTTGACTCTGATGACTTGAGCACAGATGATTCGACTAAGAGTGCCGGTGAGGATGAAGGTGACTTTCACTTCAAAAGAGCTCAAGGTGGTCCCAGTTACAAAGAATCAGATGACGACAATAATTCAAGCTCAACTGAGTCTGCCTATTCTTCAGGGGTGCCTACCCTTCCCGATACCCATGATTCCTTCTGTAACAAGTGTGACCAAGGGCCTTTCACGTCAATGAAGCTGCATCTGAAACAGTGTAGCGGTGCTTTGTGCAAAGAAACCAAGTGCTTTCGCTGCATGATGCCATTTCGTAACGAGGCGGCGCTCAAGGATCACTACAGCATCTTTTACTACTGTGATGTCTGCGGCCAGGTGTTCAGACACTGGGCCCCAGCCCATCAGCACAAGCCTCCCGAACGGGCCCTCTTACGCTTGATCCGCTTCTGCAGTGTATCCACGCCCAAAGTGTGTGCCATATGCAAGTCTTTTTTTCTTGATGAAAAGTCTTTGTCCACTCATGTAATCTGTGTTCACACATCGGTGGTCAGCACCCATGTGCATATTGTGAAAAAACAGTCATGCTTGACTGACAAAAAGGTTTCGACAAATGTCGTCGCAGCGAGTACCCCCGAGCCTGTCGTCACAAACCAGGTTATCGATAAGGATCATACGTATTGTATTTCTGCCCCATTGAAAAGTGTGATCACGGGCTGGTGCTTTAAGGTGCCACGTCCCTGCTGGCAGTGCGGGACCATGTTGCGACAGCCGTACCTCGCCATTAGCCACCGCTACCTCCACCGGGGTCGCCGTTTGCACCGGTGCTATTGCGGCCGGTCCTTCAAGCACCGGCTGCATCTCCTGCGGCACTGCGTGCAGCACGCAGAAGACAAGAGCTACATCTGCGTCAACTGTGGCAACACTTTCGCCGGAGCAAGACTCTTAGCCGCACACTTGAGGGGAAAAACGCAGATGAAGAAGAAAGGCTCGGGAAATTGCAGGAAAGGCCTCGCGTGCAGCTGTGGACATTACTTTAATAGGGCCTCTGCATTCATATGGCATCAAATTAAAAACAATGTGAAAACCAGACATTTGAAAAGATGTAAATGA
- the LOC130914498 gene encoding uncharacterized protein LOC130914498 — MNGKLNLAQAIVLFDQLEEEDGLNSSSSSSSEESSSEDSDGFEHVGDAIDEQSDNEKSTFTARMERGRGRRGHHGRAMRCQRRRGWRSQRGRSRSPLAQPAPVPWSTEQDTDTAPQCSRFTPRRPPGPQVNRDHAYTPKELFDLFFTSSTLMNMCKHTNQYGRVRKEIGKKFVWTDTTVEELEKFIGLLLYMSLVSLPTVQDYWKARNSRT, encoded by the exons atgaacggaaaactaaatttagcgcaagcaattgtgctttttgatcaacttgaggaagaggatggtctaaattcgtcatcatcgtcttcttcggaagagtcctcgagtgaagatagtgacggatttgaacacgtgggtgacgccatcgacgagcagag tgacaatgaaaaatcTACATTCACTGCCCGAATGGAAAGAGGACGAGGGAGAAGGGGTCATCACGGAAGAGCGATGAGATGTCAGCGGAGGAGAGGCTGGAGAAGTCAGCGCGGCAGAAGCCGATCACCACTGGCTCAGCCTGCACCTGTGCCATGGAGCACAGAGCAAGACACAGACACTGCCCCACAGTGCAGCCGGTTCACACCCCGGAGACCACCAGGACCTCAGGTGAATCGTGACCATGCATACACCCCAAAagaactttttgacctgttcttCACCTCATCGACACTGATGAATATGTGCAAACACACAAACCAGTATGGCAGAGTCCGAAAAGAGATTGGGAAAAAGTTTGTGTGGACAGACACTACAGTGGAGGAGCTTGAAAAATTTATTGGACTCCTCTTGTACATGTCTTTGGTTTCACTTCCAACTGTGCAAGATTATTGGAAGGCAAGGAATTCCAGGACGTAA